In the genome of Pseudomonadota bacterium, one region contains:
- the rpsJ gene encoding 30S ribosomal protein S10, with protein sequence MGGQLIRVRLKGYDHKLLDSAVGEIVQTVRRTGGRVAGPIPLPTRIEKFTVNRSPFVDKKSREQFEIRTHKRLLDILEPTQQTIDELGKLELSTGIDVEIKLQ encoded by the coding sequence ATTGGCGGGCAGTTAATTAGAGTTCGACTTAAGGGATACGACCACAAGCTATTAGATTCAGCTGTGGGCGAGATCGTTCAGACCGTGCGTCGTACAGGCGGGCGTGTAGCTGGTCCGATTCCTCTTCCAACACGAATTGAGAAGTTTACGGTGAATCGATCTCCGTTCGTTGACAAGAAGTCGCGAGAGCAGTTCGAAATTCGTACGCACAAGCGTCTTTTAGACATATTAGAGCCAACTCAGCAGACCATTGATGAGTTGGGCAAGCTAGAGCTATCAACTGGAATAGATGTTGAAATTAAGCTTCAGTAA
- the rplW gene encoding 50S ribosomal protein L23, with translation MIKKNKVSAKVKVSDYAVLLSPVITEKSAMVGATGQTVTLKVDPRASKDEIRGAIERVFSVKVDGVRTCRFIGKTKRTMKGVGKRAGYKKAYVTLAAGSKIDLVEGL, from the coding sequence ATGATAAAGAAGAATAAAGTTTCTGCCAAAGTGAAAGTAAGCGACTACGCAGTTCTGCTCTCTCCGGTGATAACCGAGAAGAGCGCAATGGTGGGCGCAACTGGACAGACTGTAACACTAAAAGTCGATCCGCGTGCATCGAAAGATGAGATTCGCGGCGCGATTGAGCGAGTGTTCTCGGTTAAGGTAGATGGCGTTCGTACCTGTCGTTTTATCGGCAAGACGAAGCGTACAATGAAGGGGGTCGGTAAGCGGGCTGGTTATAAGAAGGCATATGTAACCCTCGCCGCAGGAAGCAAGATCGATCTCGTTGAGGGCTTGTAA
- the rplC gene encoding 50S ribosomal protein L3, with protein sequence MTSSKNYPEGLLGKKLGMTQLFTPEGQSIPVTIIQAGPCFVLDVRGLDVHGYNAVQFGFEPKKLQRCTKAEQGQFKKASQGAFYHVKEVRCDAQSLGWAEVGKEITVGDVFKDGEVVDVSGVSIGRGFQGVVRRHGMKGQPMTRGTHEVRRHVGSIGCRKFPGRVFKNQRMPGRMGGESVTVQNLTVIGVRPEENILLVKGGIPGARGSLVVIRKAVKQG encoded by the coding sequence ATGACTTCGTCGAAAAATTACCCAGAGGGCCTGTTAGGCAAGAAGCTAGGAATGACACAGCTCTTCACACCAGAGGGCCAGAGCATTCCAGTGACTATCATTCAGGCCGGGCCATGCTTCGTCCTTGATGTTCGCGGCCTTGATGTACATGGCTATAACGCGGTGCAGTTCGGTTTTGAGCCGAAAAAGCTGCAGCGCTGTACAAAAGCTGAGCAGGGACAATTCAAGAAGGCTAGCCAGGGCGCTTTCTACCACGTCAAGGAGGTTCGCTGTGATGCGCAGAGCCTTGGTTGGGCAGAGGTTGGTAAAGAGATCACAGTTGGTGATGTATTTAAGGACGGCGAGGTAGTCGACGTTTCCGGTGTTTCAATCGGACGCGGCTTTCAGGGAGTTGTTCGTCGTCATGGTATGAAAGGTCAGCCGATGACCCGTGGTACGCATGAGGTTCGAAGACACGTTGGATCTATCGGATGTCGTAAATTCCCAGGTCGAGTATTCAAGAATCAACGTATGCCGGGACGTATGGGTGGTGAGAGTGTTACCGTCCAGAACCTGACAGTTATTGGCGTTCGTCCAGAGGAGAACATTTTGCTCGTTAAGGGCGGAATTCCTGGGGCACGGGGTAGCCTGGTTGTTATTCGCAAAGCGGTTAAACAGGGCTAG
- the tuf gene encoding elongation factor Tu, with product MSNKKFDRNKPHVNVGTIGHVDHGKTTTTAALVAVQAAKGLATVKSYKDIAKGGTVRDDSKTVTIASAHVEYETKNRHYAHVDCPGHADYVKNMITGAAQMDGAILVVSASDGPMPQTREHILLARQVGVPKIVVFLNKVDTVDDAELIDLVEMEVRDLLAEYDYPGAETPIIRGSALKAMQGEASDIGVGAFDKLLATIDEYIPVPMREIDKPFLMPVEDVFSIAGRGTVATGRIERGRIKVGEEVEIVGLRDTAKTIVTGVEMFKKLLDEGQAGDNVGCLLRGLKRDDVERGQILCLPGSVKAHKKFKAEAYILKKEEGGRHKPFFSGYRPQFFFRTTDVTGSIKLPEGVEMAMPGDHINLDVELYQSIGIEKTLRFAIREGGKTVGSGVVTEITE from the coding sequence ATGTCAAACAAGAAATTTGATAGAAACAAGCCGCACGTTAACGTCGGTACTATCGGCCACGTAGATCATGGTAAGACCACTACTACAGCAGCACTCGTTGCAGTGCAGGCTGCCAAGGGTCTTGCTACAGTCAAGTCGTACAAGGACATCGCCAAGGGCGGTACAGTTCGTGACGACAGCAAGACTGTAACAATCGCCAGTGCACACGTTGAGTACGAGACGAAGAATCGTCACTACGCTCACGTAGATTGCCCAGGCCACGCTGACTACGTTAAGAACATGATTACAGGTGCCGCTCAAATGGACGGCGCTATCCTAGTTGTAAGCGCTTCTGATGGTCCAATGCCTCAGACTCGTGAGCATATCTTGCTTGCTCGTCAGGTAGGCGTGCCAAAGATCGTTGTGTTCCTTAATAAGGTAGACACGGTTGATGATGCTGAGCTGATTGACTTGGTTGAGATGGAGGTTCGTGATCTTCTAGCTGAGTACGATTATCCAGGTGCAGAGACTCCGATTATTCGTGGTAGCGCTCTTAAGGCTATGCAGGGAGAGGCTAGTGATATCGGCGTAGGTGCTTTTGATAAGCTCCTTGCAACGATTGACGAGTACATCCCAGTTCCAATGCGTGAGATCGACAAGCCGTTCCTTATGCCAGTTGAGGACGTGTTCTCAATCGCAGGACGTGGAACTGTAGCTACGGGCCGTATTGAGCGTGGTCGAATTAAGGTTGGTGAGGAAGTTGAGATCGTTGGTCTCCGCGACACAGCCAAAACAATTGTAACCGGCGTCGAGATGTTTAAAAAGCTCCTTGATGAGGGACAGGCTGGCGATAACGTAGGATGTCTCCTGCGTGGTCTTAAGCGTGACGATGTAGAGCGTGGACAGATCCTCTGTCTGCCTGGCAGCGTTAAGGCGCACAAGAAATTTAAGGCAGAGGCCTACATCCTTAAGAAGGAAGAGGGCGGACGTCATAAACCGTTTTTCAGTGGATACCGTCCACAGTTTTTCTTTAGAACAACTGATGTGACCGGTTCGATTAAGCTACCAGAGGGTGTTGAGATGGCTATGCCAGGCGATCACATCAATCTGGATGTAGAGCTTTATCAATCGATCGGTATCGAGAAGACCCTTCGTTTCGCTATCCGTGAGGGTGGTAAGACAGTAGGTTCTGGGGTTGTAACTGAGATTACTGAGTAG
- the rplD gene encoding 50S ribosomal protein L4 has translation MASEVLSAKLFDAAGNEKGVVPLMAAVFKTVIKAELIHGVVRWQRAKSRSGTHDVLTRSEMRGTRKKPFKQKGTGGARAGSSKSPIWVGGAVVHGPTPRSYEFSLSKKMRKGALVSALTVKSSQESFMVLEGMGHATGKTSDAVAFLKSAGLTDQKVLIIVPTGASEERAKFSLGLRNITGVTVLPVTGVNVYDLINSNKVLCVRTALKELEVRVGGSAE, from the coding sequence ATGGCTTCTGAAGTATTGAGCGCAAAATTATTTGATGCTGCTGGAAATGAGAAGGGTGTAGTCCCTCTTATGGCAGCTGTATTCAAGACAGTTATCAAGGCAGAGCTGATTCACGGCGTTGTTCGTTGGCAGAGGGCAAAGAGTCGATCTGGAACGCATGATGTTTTGACTCGTAGTGAGATGAGAGGCACCAGAAAGAAGCCTTTCAAGCAGAAGGGCACCGGTGGTGCACGAGCAGGATCTAGTAAGTCGCCGATATGGGTCGGTGGAGCTGTTGTTCATGGACCAACTCCTCGCAGTTATGAGTTTAGCCTCTCAAAGAAGATGAGAAAGGGTGCTCTTGTTTCAGCGCTAACTGTGAAGAGTTCACAGGAAAGCTTCATGGTTCTAGAGGGAATGGGTCATGCTACTGGTAAGACCAGTGATGCAGTTGCATTCCTTAAGAGCGCGGGTCTGACAGACCAGAAGGTTCTTATTATTGTTCCGACTGGAGCATCTGAAGAGCGCGCTAAGTTTAGTCTTGGACTTCGAAACATCACTGGTGTAACGGTATTGCCGGTAACAGGTGTTAATGTGTACGACCTTATCAATAGCAACAAGGTTCTTTGTGTGCGGACAGCGCTCAAGGAGCTTGAGGTGCGGGTTGGAGGCTCGGCTGAGTAA